GTATCTGATATTAAAGGAACAGTAATTCCAGAAAATTTATCAAATATTGAAATCCAAAAAATTATTGATTCTGCAAAAGCAGGTGAGAATATAATTTTTGCGGGTAAAAACTATAATGATATTTCATTAACAATATCTAAAAATCCAGTAAATATTTATAGTAATGTTAAATCCATTTTAAATGGAAATTCTAAAAGCCCAGTATTTACAATTAAATCATCTAAAGCTAGTGGAACTCTCATTTATAATTTGATTATTCAAAAGGGTTCTCATGGTGTTTTAATAGATAGTGCTAATAATATTACTTTACTTAAAAATGATATTGTTCAAAATGGTTATGGCGTTAGTGTAAATAGTGCTAATAAAGTAGGTATTGTAGGTAATTTAATTTTTGATTCTACTAAATGTGCTGTTTATCTTTATGATTCCACTAATACTGATATCTACTCTAATTGTATTTCTAATAATGATGAAGGTATACATTTTGATAAATTTGTTAAGTATACTAATATTTCTAATAATCAGTTAGTATATAATAAGAATTATGCAATAAATTTTGAAGGATCAGGTCCATACACAACAGTTACTTTTAATAATATTTCATTTAATGAAAATGGAATAAGTGTCAATTGTGAAGGTGATAAGAAATTATTCATTGAAAACAATGCAATCTTAGATAATGAAGTTAATGGTGTGTATATAGGTGAAGGTTATGTTAAATCTTCTTCTTCAGAATTATCTGGAATACGTAATAATGTAGTTATGCGTAATGGTGCATTTAATATTCTTGGAAGAGACAGTGATTACAAATCAATTAAACTTGGTCCAGTTCTTGCAGATGGAAATCATTCTTCTGGAACTAAAGTTTGCTCAAAAATCCAGGCACAATTATTAGGTTTCAATGTTGATCAAATAGGTAATGATACTTTAAGTGTAAGTGTAGATGGTATTGAAGCTGATTTCAATGTAAAAATGTCTTTAGATGGTGGTTCAACTTGGATTTATCCAAAATTTAGCAATGGTAAGGCTCTTATTCATGTTAGTAATAGGGAGGGTAAGGTTGTTTTTGATTATATGAACAGCGATCAAAAAGATTATTCTTATCAATTATCTGATTATAGTCCATATGTCAAACCAACTTATCCACAGTCTCCAGTTGATCCAACAAAACCTATTAATCCACCAACTCCTAGCAGTCCTACTGATGAGGATTCAAGTAGTGGAAATGGGACTTCAACTGATGGTCGACAAGGTCAAGGTTCTGCAACAAGTTCTGTTAATGGTGGATTTAGTGATGGTTCTTTAAGTGTAGCTGGAAGTAATTCTGCTTTGGTGTCTTCTTCTTCAACTTCACAAAGTTCTACTTCTGCAAGTCAGATAGGAACAACTTCAAGTCAAACTGTTGAGTCAACTGATGATCCATCTCAATCTGTCTCAAAAGTAATTGATATTGATGAAGAAGTTGTTAGGATTGCTGGAATAAGTATATTAATATTATTGATAATTGCAGTTATCGGTTTATATTATAGAGATGATATAAAATCAATGATTGAAAAGAAAAATGGTAAATAACCAATTTTTCTACTTTTTACTTTTTTAAAAACTTTGCGACATGTTTATATATTCATGTTGTAAATATTATTACTCATAATAAAGAGTTAATGAGCTGTTGAAATGTTAAGTTTATTTGAAGGATATTTATTAATATTTGTTGCATTGTTTGCAGTTAATATGGGTCTTTTTTTAGGTAATTTTAAAATTAATAATCTAAAAGCAATATCTGTTGCAATAATATCTGGGATTTTGTTAATTGTTGTTAATTATGTGTCTAGCTATTTTAAAGTGTTGTTTTCATTTTTAACAGGTGATTTTGGATTTTTATTCTTGGTTGTCTCTGTTTTATTATTTGTTTTAACTTGGATTTATTTGAAAAAAGAGAATAGCTTGAAAAAAATTACTTGTATAACTACTATTTTATTTTATATTGTTATATTGTGCATAGATTCCCATATTTTTGCATTTTCATTGTTTAACAGCTTATTATTAACTTTATTTTTAGTTATAATAATGTTTGTAGTTTATCAACTTTCTAAATTATTACTTTATGCTAAAAGAGAGTATCTCCTTATTGTTGGGGAGTATATGATTTTAGAATCAATTTTAATTTTTATTTTAGGGTTAACTTACTGGTCTGTTAAAGAATTGGATTATAGTATGTTTAGTTCTTATTTAATTTTAACTCCAACGTATCAGGTTGTGTATGTTATTATTTTAATAATTTTTATTTTGATTTTAGGATTATATTATAATGATAAACAGTTGAAAAAAAGATAAGAGGTAATTTATGATAATTCAAGGAACTGAAACATTATCCTCATTTATTCATATAATATCTGAGAGTTTATTAACCCCAGTAATGATATTACTTGTGATTTTTTTAATTGTTGTAATATTATGTATTGGTGGACTTATTAATGAACGTATTTCAAGAAAACCAATTAGTTCTGAAGATTTAGAAAGCTTAATTCGTAATATTTCATTTTCACAGTCTCCAGGTGAAATTGAACAATATGTTAATGAAAGTAATTTATTTGAATACCAGAAAAATGTTCTTATTAAAATAGCTAATAATCATGATATTGGTTGTGAAGCTAGGAAAGCATTAGCTAGTGAATTGATTTCTGCTGAGGAAACAAAATTAATCAAAAGTACTAATAAAACTGATATTCTTGTAAGGGTTGGCCCTATTTTGGGTCTTTTAGGAACTTTAATTCCTTTAGGTCCAGGTTTAGCAGCTTTAGGTTCTGGAGATATTTTTTCATTAGCTGAGGCATTAACTGTTGCATTTGATACTACTGTTACTGGTTTAACTATTGGAGCTTTAGCTTATTTAGTATCTAAATTTAAAAAACAATGGTATGAATCAGATTTAATTAATTTGGAAACTATTGCTGAAGCTGAATTGGAAGTTTTAAATAAAAAGTGAGTATTATGATTAGGAAAAGACGTAGAATTAGTGAGTCTTTAGATGATGATCCTATGAGTGGGATATCTAATTTATCTGATGCAATGTTGGTTCTTGCACTTGGATTTTTAATTTTTGCTATCATGGCATTATCTGCAAATCCAGAGATGATATCTCAAACACCTACTACTCAGGATGTTTCAAGTGCAGATACATTTGAACAGAATTATACTGATTCTGGTGGTATGGAAAATAGTGGATATAGTGAAGTAGGTAAAGTTTATGAAGATCCAACTACTGGTAAGTTAGTAATGGTATCAGGTTAATTTTATCCTTTTCTTTTTTTATATTTTAACAGAGTATTTTGTTTTATCTATTTTTTAATGCTTTTTTTATTGTTTTAGGTTATTCAAAATTAATCAGGTATAACGAAGTTTATTATTTTGAAATTATTTTAAAAATCCTATATTAAATTTTTTATAATTATAAAAAAGACAATATATTATATTATTTTTGATAAATATTTATTTTAAATTTTTATTTGATTTTTTTAGTAATTTTAATTAATATTTTTCTAAAAAAAGTAGATTTTAACGATATGAAAACTATTTATAATGATTTATCATTATATATACATTTTGTCGGTGGATATATTTAAAGATTACTTTTTAAGGGAAATAACAAATCCTTTTTATAATAAAACATATATGTATAGTCATAATACTATGAGTTAAAATTTAAGGGAGATTTCATAGATATTATAATATTTTTTTGCAAATGAAAAAATATGATGAGGTTGATATTAATGAGTTCTTTTAAAAGTCCTGTAGATACAGCAAAAACTGTATCTTCAATAGGTGGAACAAAAAATTCCGCAAAAGTTCTTAATGTAATATTATTGTCCTTTTTAGCAGGAGCATATATTGCATTTGGTGGATTGTTGGCTGAAGTGGCTAATTCAGGAATGCTTGCAGCAGGTTGTCCTCTTGGATTATCTAAATTTGTATTTGGTGCTGTGTTCCCTGTTGGTTTAATGCTTGTTGTACTTGCTGGATCAGAATTATTCACTGGAAATGTTATGTATATGGTTATGGGTGTTTTAGATGGTAAAGCATCTGTCGGGGGTCTTTGTAAAAATTGGGTCCTCAGTTGGGTATTTAACTTTGTAGGTGCTTTATTTGTCGCTTATGTATTAGCATATATGAGTGGTATTGCTACTGATCCTGTAATTGCTGCAGGTGCTACTAAAGTCGCAACTGCAAAAGTTGGATTATCTTGGGATGTAGCACTCATTAGAGGTATTGGTTGTAATTGGCTTGTTTGTTTAGCTGTATACTTAGCATTAGCATCTGATGATATTATTGGTAAAATATTTGGTATATGGTTCCCAATCATGGCATTTGTAACTATTGGATTTGAGCACAGTGTTGCAAATATGTTCTTTATTCCATTAGGTATATTCTTAGGTGCTGATGGTGTAACTTGGGCATCTGCTCTTGGAAACATTATTCCTGTAACTATTGGAAATATTATTGGAGCAGCAATATTTGTAGGTTGTATTTATTATATAACTTACCTTAAAGATGCAAGTTAGATTGTAGAAAACTTTTAAAAAATAAGAAGCATATGCTTCTTATTAATATTTAATTTAATATAAAAGAAATAAAAAAATTTTGGAGATTATAAAATGGTTGAGATTAAATATGTCCCAACAATTTGTCCATACTGTGGTACTGGATGTGGGCTTAACTTCGTTGTAAAAGATGATAAAATTGTAGGTGTTGAGCCATATAAAAGACACCCTGTAAATGAAGGTAAAGTATGTCCAAAAGGTAACTTTGGATATGAATTTATTAATAGGGAAGATAGGTTAACATCTCCGTTAATTAAAGAAAATGGAGAGTTTAGGGAAGCGTCATGGGATGAAGCATTAGATTTAGTTGCAAATAAACTTAAAGAAGTGTCTGATGAAGATCCTAATAAAGTAGGATTTTATGCATGTGCTCGTTCACCAAATGAAAACATTTATATTACTCAAAAATTAGCTAGGGTAGCTTGTGGTACTCAAAATGTTGATCATTGTGCACGTATATGTCACGGACCTACTGTAGCAGGACTTGCTACTACATTTGGTTCAGGAGCTATGACTAATGGATTTGACAGTATTAAAGAAGCAGATTATATATTCTGTATTGGTTCAAATAGTATGGAAGCACATCCATTGTTTGGGCGTAAATTAATACAAGCTCAAAAAAATGGAGCAAAATTAGTTGTTTTGGATCCTAGATACACACCTACTGCTAAAATTGCAGATGAATATGTTCAATTTGAAACAGGTACTGATGTAGCATTAATGAATGGTATGATTAAAGTTATTATTGATAATGACTTACAAGATGATGAATTCATTAAAAACAGAACAAAAGGTTTCGATGAACTTAAAGAAACAGTACAAAAATACGACCTTGAAACTGTATCTAAAATCACTCATATTTCACCAGAAACTATTGAAGAATTAGCTATTGAATATGCTAAAGCAGATAAAGCAGCTATTGTTTATTCATTAGGTATTACTGAACATTCTCATGGAGCAGATAATGTAATGTCTACTGCTAACTTAGCTATGTTAACAGGTAATATTGGAAGACAAGGTACAGGTGTAAATCCATTAAGAGGACAAA
The uncultured Methanobrevibacter sp. genome window above contains:
- a CDS encoding peptide ABC transporter permease, translating into MLSLFEGYLLIFVALFAVNMGLFLGNFKINNLKAISVAIISGILLIVVNYVSSYFKVLFSFLTGDFGFLFLVVSVLLFVLTWIYLKKENSLKKITCITTILFYIVILCIDSHIFAFSLFNSLLLTLFLVIIMFVVYQLSKLLLYAKREYLLIVGEYMILESILIFILGLTYWSVKELDYSMFSSYLILTPTYQVVYVIILIIFILILGLYYNDKQLKKR
- a CDS encoding right-handed parallel beta-helix repeat-containing protein; this encodes MFFISILILVLSVNIVAAEDTNNTSVDGVSHENVLENIEIDYVQLNTSDMSVFSKGEPYNVTLSYDDGTPVFNKTISFEINGVKYDKLTNNQGVASLNIRLNQGTYVISTSFTDDYGRSLTQQNHVYVSDIKGTVIPENLSNIEIQKIIDSAKAGENIIFAGKNYNDISLTISKNPVNIYSNVKSILNGNSKSPVFTIKSSKASGTLIYNLIIQKGSHGVLIDSANNITLLKNDIVQNGYGVSVNSANKVGIVGNLIFDSTKCAVYLYDSTNTDIYSNCISNNDEGIHFDKFVKYTNISNNQLVYNKNYAINFEGSGPYTTVTFNNISFNENGISVNCEGDKKLFIENNAILDNEVNGVYIGEGYVKSSSSELSGIRNNVVMRNGAFNILGRDSDYKSIKLGPVLADGNHSSGTKVCSKIQAQLLGFNVDQIGNDTLSVSVDGIEADFNVKMSLDGGSTWIYPKFSNGKALIHVSNREGKVVFDYMNSDQKDYSYQLSDYSPYVKPTYPQSPVDPTKPINPPTPSSPTDEDSSSGNGTSTDGRQGQGSATSSVNGGFSDGSLSVAGSNSALVSSSSTSQSSTSASQIGTTSSQTVESTDDPSQSVSKVIDIDEEVVRIAGISILILLIIAVIGLYYRDDIKSMIEKKNGK
- a CDS encoding formate/nitrite transporter family protein, translating into MSSFKSPVDTAKTVSSIGGTKNSAKVLNVILLSFLAGAYIAFGGLLAEVANSGMLAAGCPLGLSKFVFGAVFPVGLMLVVLAGSELFTGNVMYMVMGVLDGKASVGGLCKNWVLSWVFNFVGALFVAYVLAYMSGIATDPVIAAGATKVATAKVGLSWDVALIRGIGCNWLVCLAVYLALASDDIIGKIFGIWFPIMAFVTIGFEHSVANMFFIPLGIFLGADGVTWASALGNIIPVTIGNIIGAAIFVGCIYYITYLKDAS
- a CDS encoding MotA/TolQ/ExbB proton channel family protein is translated as MIIQGTETLSSFIHIISESLLTPVMILLVIFLIVVILCIGGLINERISRKPISSEDLESLIRNISFSQSPGEIEQYVNESNLFEYQKNVLIKIANNHDIGCEARKALASELISAEETKLIKSTNKTDILVRVGPILGLLGTLIPLGPGLAALGSGDIFSLAEALTVAFDTTVTGLTIGALAYLVSKFKKQWYESDLINLETIAEAELEVLNKK
- a CDS encoding DUF2149 domain-containing protein; this translates as MIRKRRRISESLDDDPMSGISNLSDAMLVLALGFLIFAIMALSANPEMISQTPTTQDVSSADTFEQNYTDSGGMENSGYSEVGKVYEDPTTGKLVMVSG